A genomic window from Salmo salar chromosome ssa23, Ssal_v3.1, whole genome shotgun sequence includes:
- the si:dkey-10o6.2 gene encoding UPF0676 protein C1494.01 isoform X1, whose amino-acid sequence MKIPVVDFGAYKLGENDVSSEQLEILSRQLKTAFTEVGFVYLKNTGIVQLEVDGVMNISKKFFLQPDEMKLPFSRKSFSNNPNHGWVSSETESLNPKRPGDLKEAFNTASFHPDIKWPSWEGVNGFCEIQSSFFLRCKDLCLRVLHVMAYSLGLEAEVFLGAHRHIGRDENGTTLRSLYYPPVRSDRVKEGQLRCGEHSDYGSITLVFQSQEGGLQNQEGGLQVRTRSGEFISAPSIPGTVLINIADLMQRWTSDVFLSAVHRVLLPPAGDSSTRQSLAFFVQPDDDALITCFDGSNKYPPVKSGAYLSERFNDSYGRK is encoded by the exons ATGAAGATACCAGTTGTTGATTTTGGAGCATACAAGTTAGGGGAAAACGATGTTTCGAGCGAACAGTTAGAGATCCTGAGCAGGCAGTTGAAAACGGCCTTTACGGAAGTGGGATTTGTTTATCTGAAGAATACTGGGATAGTGCAACTCGAG GTGGATGGGGTTATGAACATATCCAAGAAATTCTTTCTACAACCAGACGAAATGAAACTGCCTTTCAGCAGGAAAAGTTTCTCTAATAATCCTAACCATGGCTGGGTGtcttcagagacagagag TTTAAATCCCAAGAGACCCGGAGACCTAAAGGAAGCCTTCAACACTGCGTCCTTTCATCCAGACATA AAATGGCCATCATGGGAAGGAGTGAATGGATTCTGTGAGATCCAGTCATCGTTCTTCCTGCGCTGTAAGGACCTGTGTCTACGGGTGCTTCATGTGATGGCCTACAGTCTGGGCCTGGAGGCTGAGGTCTTCCTGGGTGCACACAGACACATAGGGA GGGATGAGAACGGCACTACCCTGAGGTCGCTGTATTACCCCCCGGTGAGGagtgacagggtgaaggagggccAGCTGCGCTGTGGAGAACACTCTGACTACGGCAGCATCACCCTGGTCTTCCAGAGCCAAGAGGGTGGCCTAcag aaccaagagggtggcctgcag GTGCGTACCAGGTCAGGGGAGTTCATCTCTGCTCCCAGTATCCCTGGGACAGTACTGATCAACATAGCTGACCTGATGCAGAGGTGGACCAGTGATGTTTTCCTCTCAGCG GTCCATAGGGTTTTGCTGCCCCCCGCTGGAGACTCAAGCACACGGCAGTCCCTGGCTTTCTTTGTGCAGCCAGACGATGATGCCCTCATCACCTGTTTTGACGGGTCCAACAAATATCCCCCTGTGAAGTCAGGGGCCTATCTCAGCGAACGCTTCAATGACTCTTATGGAAGGAAGTGA
- the LOC106584634 gene encoding E3 ubiquitin/ISG15 ligase TRIM25 has protein sequence MAENQELFCCAVCLDLLKDPVTTACGHSYCMGCIKESWDQDDLKGVYRCPQCRQIFTPRPTLKRNIVLAEVVESLKKQGTQAAPPPALCYAGPGDVACDFCTGTRKQKALMSCLACLASYCDTHLQPHYESLAFKKHKLVKSTGQLHEKICSHHDKLLEVYCRTDEQCICYLCTMDEHKGHDTLSAAAERTEKQRQLGMSLQKVQQRFQEREKELKKLQQAVESLKRSAQAAVDDSDQIFTELIRSIERRSSEVKELIRAQEKAQVSQAEGLLEQLKQEIAELRKRSTELKQLSHTEDHIHFLQSYQSLSSISVSSDLPSIVVRPLQYFGDVSKTVSELREKVEDFLKGEWTKISTTGVLKFDNNIKSCKFKL, from the exons ATGGCAGAGAATCAGGAACTGTTCTGTTGCGCCGTCTGTCTAGATCTACTGAAGGATCCGGTCACTACTGCCTGTGGACACAGCTACTGTATGGGCTGTATTAAAGAAAGCTGGGATCAGGATGATCTGAAAGGTGTCTACAGGTGTCCCCAGTGCAGACAGATCTTTACCCCAAGGCCTACTCTAAAGAGAAACATTGTGCTGGCTGAAGTGGTGGAGAGTCTGAAGAAGCAAGGAAcgcaggctgctccccctcctgctctgtgctatgctggtcctggagatgtggcgtgtgatttctgcactgggaccagaaagcagaaagccctcatgtcatGTCTGGcatgtctggcctcttactgtgataCTCACCTCCAACCTCACTATGAATCACTTGCTTtcaagaagcacaagctggtcaaatcCACCGGACAACTGCATGAGAAGAtatgctctcatcatgacaaactgctggaggtttactgtcgtactgatgagcagtgtatctgttatctgtgtacaatggatgaacataaaggccatgatacattgtcagctgcagcagagaggactgagaaacag aggcagctggggatgagtctgcagaaggtccagcagagattccaagagagagagaaggaactgaagaagctccaacaggctgtggagtctctcaag Cgttctgcacaggcagcagtggatgacagtgatcagatctttactgagctgatccgctccattgagagaaggagctctgaggtgaaggagttgatcagagcccaagagaaggctcaggtgagtcaagctgaaggactactggagcaactgaagcaggagatagctgagctgaggaagagaagcactgagctgaagcagctctcacacacagaggatcacatccatttcctccag agttatcagtctctctccagtatcagtgtatcttcagacttacccagcatcgttgtccgtccccttcagtactttggagatgtgagtaagactgtgtctgaattgagagagaaagtagaagacttccttaaaggagaatggaccaagatctccactacaggtgtgttgaaattCGACAACAATATTAAGTCATGTAAATTCAAACTGTAG
- the si:dkey-10o6.2 gene encoding UPF0676 protein C1494.01 isoform X2 has translation MKIPVVDFGAYKLGENDVSSEQLEILSRQLKTAFTEVGFVYLKNTGIVQLEVDGVMNISKKFFLQPDEMKLPFSRKSFSNNPNHGWVSSETESLNPKRPGDLKEAFNTASFHPDIKWPSWEGVNGFCEIQSSFFLRCKDLCLRVLHVMAYSLGLEAEVFLGAHRHIGRDENGTTLRSLYYPPVRSDRVKEGQLRCGEHSDYGSITLVFQSQEGGLQVRTRSGEFISAPSIPGTVLINIADLMQRWTSDVFLSAVHRVLLPPAGDSSTRQSLAFFVQPDDDALITCFDGSNKYPPVKSGAYLSERFNDSYGRK, from the exons ATGAAGATACCAGTTGTTGATTTTGGAGCATACAAGTTAGGGGAAAACGATGTTTCGAGCGAACAGTTAGAGATCCTGAGCAGGCAGTTGAAAACGGCCTTTACGGAAGTGGGATTTGTTTATCTGAAGAATACTGGGATAGTGCAACTCGAG GTGGATGGGGTTATGAACATATCCAAGAAATTCTTTCTACAACCAGACGAAATGAAACTGCCTTTCAGCAGGAAAAGTTTCTCTAATAATCCTAACCATGGCTGGGTGtcttcagagacagagag TTTAAATCCCAAGAGACCCGGAGACCTAAAGGAAGCCTTCAACACTGCGTCCTTTCATCCAGACATA AAATGGCCATCATGGGAAGGAGTGAATGGATTCTGTGAGATCCAGTCATCGTTCTTCCTGCGCTGTAAGGACCTGTGTCTACGGGTGCTTCATGTGATGGCCTACAGTCTGGGCCTGGAGGCTGAGGTCTTCCTGGGTGCACACAGACACATAGGGA GGGATGAGAACGGCACTACCCTGAGGTCGCTGTATTACCCCCCGGTGAGGagtgacagggtgaaggagggccAGCTGCGCTGTGGAGAACACTCTGACTACGGCAGCATCACCCTGGTCTTCCAGAGCCAAGAGGGTGGCCTAcag GTGCGTACCAGGTCAGGGGAGTTCATCTCTGCTCCCAGTATCCCTGGGACAGTACTGATCAACATAGCTGACCTGATGCAGAGGTGGACCAGTGATGTTTTCCTCTCAGCG GTCCATAGGGTTTTGCTGCCCCCCGCTGGAGACTCAAGCACACGGCAGTCCCTGGCTTTCTTTGTGCAGCCAGACGATGATGCCCTCATCACCTGTTTTGACGGGTCCAACAAATATCCCCCTGTGAAGTCAGGGGCCTATCTCAGCGAACGCTTCAATGACTCTTATGGAAGGAAGTGA